The proteins below are encoded in one region of Bremerella sp. P1:
- a CDS encoding phosphonoacetaldehyde reductase: MPHPGNTQTVYLSEGSLAELPRICQQYGATHTFLVVDEVAYKLSGAAAQLRQFLPPDAITLFSGFEPNPKIEDVERGVAKCRAANPDLVIALGGGTAIDLAKMIASMTRHRESPRDIAVGGLSLQQGTLPLVAVPTTAGTGSEATHFAVVYVDGQKYSVADPCLLPAVAVVDPKLTYSVPTRMTAATGLDAFCQAIESIWAVGATDESVAYATSAATLAFEHLPTATNAPTPEARRAMSLASHLAGKAINISKTTLPHAISYAITADYGIPHGAAVATTLSSVLAYNFGISNSDCADQRGTDHVRKRLSLILDILKAASVEEACRQIEAFVSSLGCKPTLAAAGIRTDESLRGLASRVNAARLSNNPRMANQEELFSLLQGRATILNGSRRKTIPPKATAG, from the coding sequence TTGCCGCACCCTGGAAATACGCAAACAGTTTATCTATCCGAGGGCTCCCTCGCAGAGCTCCCAAGGATTTGTCAGCAGTACGGTGCAACGCACACGTTCCTGGTTGTTGACGAAGTTGCGTACAAGCTGTCAGGAGCGGCGGCACAGCTGCGTCAGTTCCTTCCGCCCGATGCGATCACCCTTTTTAGTGGCTTCGAGCCGAACCCCAAGATAGAAGATGTGGAGCGCGGGGTTGCCAAATGTCGTGCCGCGAATCCTGACCTGGTGATTGCCTTGGGAGGAGGTACGGCAATCGACCTCGCCAAGATGATCGCTTCGATGACGCGTCATAGGGAAAGTCCTCGCGACATCGCAGTTGGAGGTCTATCACTGCAACAAGGTACGTTACCTTTGGTCGCCGTTCCAACCACAGCTGGCACAGGAAGCGAAGCAACTCATTTTGCCGTCGTTTACGTTGATGGTCAGAAGTATTCGGTTGCCGATCCATGCTTGCTACCAGCCGTTGCCGTGGTTGATCCCAAGCTGACCTATAGTGTTCCCACAAGAATGACTGCCGCAACCGGATTGGATGCCTTTTGCCAGGCCATCGAATCGATCTGGGCGGTCGGCGCCACTGACGAATCGGTCGCGTATGCGACCTCCGCCGCGACGCTCGCTTTCGAGCACTTGCCAACGGCTACCAATGCTCCGACCCCTGAAGCTCGGCGTGCGATGAGCCTCGCTTCGCATCTCGCCGGCAAAGCAATCAACATTAGCAAGACGACGCTTCCTCACGCGATTTCCTATGCGATAACCGCCGACTATGGTATTCCTCACGGGGCGGCTGTCGCGACAACCCTGAGCAGCGTTCTGGCCTATAACTTCGGTATCTCAAACTCAGATTGTGCCGACCAGCGAGGCACTGATCATGTTCGGAAGCGGCTATCGCTGATTCTCGATATTTTGAAGGCGGCATCCGTAGAAGAAGCCTGCCGGCAGATTGAAGCATTCGTCAGCTCACTTGGCTGTAAGCCAACCCTCGCTGCCGCTGGTATCCGTACGGACGAAAGCCTGCGCGGTCTGGCTAGTCGGGTAAACGCTGCTCGGCTTTCTAACAATCCCCGCATGGCCAATCAGGAAGAACTATTTTCACTTCTTCAAGGTAGAGCGACGATCCTCAACGGAAGCCGACGCAAAACGATTCCGCCAAAAGCCACGGCCGGTTAA
- the phnX gene encoding phosphonoacetaldehyde hydrolase, producing MTPSNSSIQLVVFDWAGTTIDFGSCAPATAFAKVFAAHGVQVSDEEARRPMGLNKREHLVAMLSNYEIAKRWLDSKGTSWTDADVSQMYDQFVPYQLEAIQQSSQLVPQLLEVVRNLRADEIKIGSTTGYFRAAADLVSQAAEEQGFVPDANVCADDVPKGRPAPWMIYQLMQTLNVYPPQTVVKIGDTVADIEAGRNAGCWTVGICDSSSIMGLSCEEYCQLDTDEKTKRLETTSAVFQNAGSHFTIASIEDLPRVLRHINQRLAAGERP from the coding sequence ATGACCCCATCCAATAGCAGTATTCAGCTTGTCGTTTTTGACTGGGCCGGCACAACCATCGATTTCGGTTCGTGTGCTCCGGCAACCGCTTTCGCCAAAGTCTTTGCTGCTCACGGTGTTCAGGTATCTGACGAAGAAGCACGTCGTCCGATGGGGTTGAATAAGCGGGAACATCTCGTCGCGATGCTCAGCAACTACGAGATCGCAAAACGCTGGCTCGATTCCAAAGGGACCTCCTGGACAGATGCCGATGTCTCGCAGATGTACGATCAATTCGTTCCGTATCAACTCGAAGCGATCCAACAAAGCAGTCAATTGGTGCCGCAGCTACTCGAGGTGGTCCGCAATTTACGGGCGGACGAAATCAAAATCGGTAGTACCACAGGCTACTTCCGCGCTGCGGCTGATTTGGTGTCCCAGGCAGCAGAGGAGCAGGGCTTTGTACCCGACGCCAACGTCTGTGCCGACGATGTCCCCAAGGGCCGGCCGGCCCCGTGGATGATCTACCAACTCATGCAGACGCTCAACGTGTACCCTCCGCAAACCGTCGTCAAGATCGGTGATACCGTCGCGGACATTGAAGCTGGGCGAAATGCCGGGTGTTGGACCGTCGGAATCTGTGACAGTAGCAGCATCATGGGCCTGAGTTGCGAAGAATATTGTCAGTTGGATACGGATGAAAAAACCAAGCGACTTGAAACAACGTCTGCCGTATTCCAGAACGCCGGCAGTCATTTTACGATTGCCTCAATCGAAGATCTCCCGCGAGTCCTACGTCACATCAATCAGCGGCTTGCTGCTGGAGAACGTCCCTAA
- a CDS encoding DUF5690 family protein, translating into MSSASLPDQSSKRSESFWAFWAVFAAFGTYFCMYGFRKPFTVAEYDGTMVGGIDFKTIVVSTQVLGYMLSKFLGIKIISEMPPKRRAIALLGLILAAEAALALFGIMPRPWNAVGLFLNGLCLGMVFGLVLGFLEGRRLTEALVAGLCTSFILADGVTKSVGAWLLANGVREDWMPFTAGLIFLLPLCICVAMLTKVPAPNEQDVEARSPRDTMTPQDRWSLFSRYALGLSILVAIYLLITIIRSIRADFAAELWGDLGQEAVPLLFTRSEMWVALGVMFVNGLSIYVRNNRLAFYLSLGICALGFVIVAVALLGQQTQSIGAFQFMVLIGFGLYLPYVAIHTTVFERLLAMTRERGNLGFLMYLADAFGYLGYVVIMFSRNLFIGRENFLDFFTSVCWIATGASLLALFVASFYFVNHGRQPATSSAIAERV; encoded by the coding sequence ATGAGTTCCGCCAGCCTACCGGATCAATCCTCGAAGCGATCAGAGTCTTTCTGGGCATTTTGGGCCGTCTTCGCCGCATTCGGTACGTACTTCTGCATGTACGGTTTTCGCAAGCCGTTCACAGTCGCCGAATATGACGGAACCATGGTCGGTGGAATCGACTTCAAGACGATCGTCGTCTCGACCCAAGTCCTGGGCTATATGTTGTCCAAGTTCCTTGGCATCAAGATCATTTCCGAGATGCCGCCGAAACGTCGTGCGATTGCCCTGCTCGGACTGATTCTAGCCGCCGAGGCCGCACTGGCTCTATTTGGCATCATGCCTCGTCCATGGAATGCGGTTGGGCTGTTTCTCAATGGATTGTGTCTGGGGATGGTCTTTGGCCTGGTACTCGGTTTCCTGGAGGGGCGACGTCTTACCGAAGCACTGGTGGCCGGTCTTTGCACCAGCTTTATTCTCGCCGACGGGGTCACCAAGTCGGTCGGAGCGTGGCTATTGGCCAACGGAGTGCGTGAAGACTGGATGCCGTTCACGGCCGGACTGATCTTCTTGCTCCCCCTTTGCATATGCGTCGCGATGCTAACCAAGGTTCCCGCACCCAACGAACAAGATGTGGAAGCCAGGTCGCCCCGCGATACGATGACACCGCAAGATCGCTGGTCGCTCTTTAGCCGTTATGCCCTGGGGCTATCCATTCTGGTTGCCATCTACCTTTTGATCACCATCATCCGCAGCATCCGGGCTGACTTCGCCGCGGAATTATGGGGAGATCTAGGACAAGAAGCAGTTCCATTGCTTTTCACTCGCTCGGAGATGTGGGTTGCGTTGGGAGTCATGTTTGTGAATGGTCTTTCGATTTACGTTCGCAACAATCGCCTGGCCTTCTATCTATCCTTGGGAATATGTGCCCTTGGCTTTGTCATCGTCGCAGTCGCTTTGCTTGGACAACAAACGCAATCCATTGGGGCGTTTCAGTTCATGGTGCTCATTGGCTTTGGCCTATATCTACCCTATGTCGCGATCCACACCACCGTCTTCGAACGCCTTCTGGCGATGACCCGCGAACGAGGAAACCTTGGTTTTCTCATGTATCTCGCAGATGCGTTTGGTTATTTGGGGTACGTGGTGATCATGTTCTCGCGTAACTTGTTTATCGGCCGCGAGAACTTCCTCGACTTTTTCACTTCGGTATGTTGGATCGCCACGGGCGCGTCCCTCTTGGCGTTATTTGTCGCTTCGTTTTACTTCGTCAACCATGGCCGGCAGCCAGCGACATCATCTGCGATTGCGGAACGCGTTTAG